A single Filimonas effusa DNA region contains:
- a CDS encoding GHMP family kinase ATP-binding protein — translation MIYRSRAPLRVGLAGGGTDVSPYSDTYGGAILNATLSLYAHASIEIADGAPGITLQALDRQEEAYFEWNTRLPINGKLDILKGVYNRIQQDYGFAPAHFKLSTYVDAPAGSGLGTSSTLVVAILGAFTEMLKLPLGDYDIAHYAYQIEREDLELAGGRQDQYAATFGGVNFMEFYADDKVIVNPLRIRQEYMNELEHNLVLYFTATSRESAAIIKEQQKNVTQNNEKSIEAMHHLKEQAQMMKEALLKGKLNDIGQILDYGFQQKRAMANNISNALIESIYETAKQAGAVGGKISGAGGGGFMVFYCPGTTRYPVIRALQAFGGQVRPYQFTTHGLHTWTTL, via the coding sequence ATGATTTACAGAAGCAGGGCGCCCTTAAGGGTAGGGCTCGCCGGTGGTGGCACCGATGTTAGTCCTTATAGCGATACTTATGGCGGTGCGATACTCAATGCCACCCTTTCGTTGTATGCCCATGCCAGTATAGAAATCGCCGACGGTGCTCCCGGCATCACCTTACAGGCATTAGACAGGCAGGAGGAAGCATATTTTGAATGGAATACCCGTTTACCCATCAATGGCAAGCTTGATATTCTGAAGGGAGTATATAACCGTATACAGCAGGATTATGGTTTTGCGCCTGCCCATTTCAAGTTATCGACCTATGTAGATGCGCCTGCGGGCAGTGGTTTGGGCACTTCTTCTACCCTTGTGGTAGCTATACTTGGCGCATTTACGGAAATGCTGAAATTACCCCTGGGAGATTATGATATAGCGCATTATGCGTACCAGATAGAGCGTGAAGACCTTGAACTGGCCGGGGGGCGGCAAGACCAATATGCCGCTACTTTTGGCGGGGTTAATTTTATGGAGTTCTATGCCGACGACAAAGTGATCGTAAATCCGCTTCGTATAAGGCAGGAATACATGAACGAGCTGGAACATAACCTGGTACTTTATTTCACGGCAACGAGCCGCGAATCGGCTGCCATTATCAAGGAGCAACAAAAGAACGTAACCCAGAACAACGAGAAATCGATAGAGGCCATGCATCACCTGAAGGAGCAGGCGCAGATGATGAAAGAAGCTTTATTGAAAGGCAAGCTCAATGATATAGGGCAAATACTGGATTATGGTTTTCAGCAGAAGCGCGCTATGGCTAATAATATTTCAAATGCGCTGATTGAAAGCATTTATGAAACAGCAAAGCAAGCCGGCGCTGTAGGCGGTAAGATCAGCGGAGCCGGTGGCGGTGGTTTTATGGTATTTTATTGTCCGGGGACAACACGTTATCCTGTGATAAGGGCGTTGCAGGCCTTTGGCGGCCAGGTACGTCCTTATCAATTCACCACGCATGGTTTGCATACGTGGACTACGCTATAG
- a CDS encoding DUF4199 domain-containing protein, producing MNTALINKEAYKYGIINGLIGILVLYGTWAAGMKPFFWAQLYGTVIPYMIILLIIGGFQLRKANGGYLSFKEGLRFSFLSYVISAVMIAIATYILYNLIDPALTQKSFEIGLEQSQKMLEKMHASEEVIEKTLADAQKKQSETSVKTIFLGLGLELIVCFVKSLIVTLFIRKEKPVSFEL from the coding sequence ATGAATACCGCTCTTATCAATAAAGAGGCATACAAGTATGGCATCATCAATGGTTTGATAGGCATTCTGGTGCTGTATGGCACCTGGGCTGCCGGGATGAAGCCTTTTTTCTGGGCCCAGCTTTATGGTACTGTGATCCCGTATATGATCATTTTACTGATCATCGGCGGTTTTCAGTTACGCAAGGCCAACGGGGGTTACCTGAGCTTCAAAGAGGGTTTGCGTTTTTCCTTCTTATCGTATGTTATCAGTGCGGTGATGATTGCTATAGCAACTTATATTCTTTACAACCTGATAGACCCGGCGCTTACGCAAAAGTCGTTTGAAATAGGCCTGGAGCAGTCGCAGAAGATGCTTGAGAAGATGCATGCGTCGGAGGAGGTTATAGAGAAAACGCTGGCTGATGCACAAAAGAAGCAATCGGAGACCTCTGTAAAAACGATATTCCTTGGTCTTGGTTTAGAGCTAATCGTCTGTTTTGTGAAATCGTTAATTGTAACTTTATTCATAAGAAAAGAGAAACCGGTATCTTTCGAGCTGTAA
- the lepA gene encoding translation elongation factor 4, which produces MKHIRNFCIIAHIDHGKSTLADRLLEHTKTIGERDMMNQVLDDMDLEREKGITIKSHAIQINYKHKGQDYVFNLIDTPGHVDFSYEVSRALAACEGALLLVDASQGIQAQTISNLYLAIDNDLEIIPVINKIDMDGAMIPEVKDQIIDLIGCKDEDILLASGKSGIGIEEILTAIVERIPPPTGSEEAPLQALIFDSVFNSFRGIIIYFRILNGVIRKGDKIRFLATGEDYEADEVGILKLGMEEKKEVRCGDVGYIITGIKNAKEVKVGDTLTLANNPGEMIQGFEEVKPMVFAGIFPVSTDDFEVLRDCMEKLQLNDASLTFELETSQALGFGFRCGFLGLLHMEIIQERLEREFNQTVITTVPNVSFIAHSSKGDKIVVNNPSEMPDPTKLAKIEEPFIKAQIITSPDYIGNIMTLCLGKRGFLMNQSYLTPTRVELIFEMPLTEIVFDFYDKLKSQTRGYASFDYSPIGYRDADIVKMDILLNNEKVDALSALIHRSRSQDFGRKLCEKLKELLPRQQFQIAIQAAIGAKVIARENISAMRKDVTAKCYGGDISRKRKLLEKQKEGKKRMRQIGSVEVPQEAFLAVLKLD; this is translated from the coding sequence ATGAAGCATATTCGGAATTTTTGCATTATTGCACACATTGACCACGGGAAAAGTACGTTGGCAGACCGTTTACTCGAACACACGAAGACCATTGGTGAACGGGATATGATGAACCAGGTATTGGATGATATGGACCTGGAAAGGGAAAAAGGCATCACCATCAAAAGCCACGCTATCCAGATCAATTATAAACACAAAGGCCAGGACTATGTGTTTAACCTGATCGATACGCCCGGTCACGTTGACTTCAGCTATGAGGTAAGCCGCGCACTGGCAGCCTGCGAAGGCGCCCTTCTACTCGTCGATGCCTCCCAGGGCATCCAGGCGCAAACCATCAGTAACCTCTACCTCGCCATCGACAACGACCTCGAGATCATACCCGTTATCAATAAAATTGATATGGACGGCGCCATGATTCCCGAAGTAAAAGATCAGATCATCGATCTTATCGGTTGTAAAGACGAAGATATCCTGCTGGCCTCCGGTAAAAGCGGTATCGGTATCGAAGAAATCCTTACCGCCATCGTAGAACGTATCCCGCCGCCAACAGGCTCGGAAGAAGCTCCCCTGCAGGCGCTCATCTTCGATAGCGTATTCAACAGCTTCAGAGGTATCATCATCTATTTCAGGATCCTCAACGGCGTCATTCGCAAAGGCGATAAGATCCGCTTCCTGGCTACAGGTGAAGACTACGAAGCCGATGAAGTAGGTATCCTGAAACTGGGCATGGAAGAAAAGAAAGAAGTGCGCTGCGGCGACGTAGGTTATATCATCACTGGTATCAAAAACGCCAAGGAAGTGAAAGTAGGGGATACCCTTACACTTGCCAACAACCCCGGCGAAATGATCCAGGGCTTCGAAGAGGTGAAACCCATGGTATTTGCCGGCATCTTCCCGGTGAGCACCGATGACTTCGAAGTATTACGCGACTGTATGGAAAAACTGCAGTTGAACGATGCTTCCCTCACCTTTGAACTCGAAACCTCCCAGGCCCTTGGCTTTGGTTTCCGCTGCGGTTTCCTGGGCCTCCTCCACATGGAGATCATCCAGGAAAGGCTCGAACGCGAGTTCAATCAAACGGTCATCACCACGGTTCCCAACGTAAGTTTCATCGCCCACTCAAGTAAAGGCGATAAAATTGTGGTGAACAACCCTTCCGAAATGCCCGATCCTACCAAGCTGGCCAAGATCGAAGAACCTTTTATCAAAGCACAGATCATCACTTCTCCCGATTATATCGGTAATATCATGACGCTTTGCCTGGGTAAAAGAGGCTTCCTCATGAACCAGTCTTACCTGACTCCTACACGTGTCGAACTCATTTTCGAAATGCCACTCACAGAAATCGTATTCGATTTCTATGATAAGCTCAAGAGCCAGACACGCGGTTACGCGTCATTCGACTATTCTCCCATTGGTTACCGCGATGCTGATATCGTAAAAATGGATATCCTCCTGAACAACGAAAAAGTGGATGCCTTAAGCGCATTGATCCACCGCTCCCGTTCACAGGATTTTGGCCGCAAACTCTGCGAAAAACTGAAAGAGTTATTACCACGTCAGCAGTTCCAGATCGCCATCCAGGCCGCTATCGGTGCTAAAGTAATAGCAAGGGAAAATATCAGCGCTATGCGTAAAGACGTAACCGCTAAATGTTATGGTGGTGATATCAGCCGTAAACGTAAGCTGCTGGAAAAACAAAAAGAAGGTAAAAAACGTATGCGCCAGATCGGTAGCGTTGAAGTGCCGCAGGAAGCATTCCTCGCAGTACTGAAACTCGACTAA
- a CDS encoding glycosyltransferase family 2 protein, with amino-acid sequence MDVSIIVPLYNEDESIQELGQWIVRVATEHQLTYEVIWVDDGSSDRSWEVIEEMAAANNHFRGIRFQRNYGKSAALNEGFKAAQGEVVITMDADMQDSPDEIPELRRLIKEDGFDLVSGWKKKRYDNTLTKNLPSKIFNAAARRSSGIKLHDFNCGLKAYRKRVIKSIEVYGEMHRYIPVLAKWAGFSKIGEKVVEHRARKYGVTKFGWERFVNGFLDLATITFISKFSKRPMHFFGLYGTLCFLIGFCMTLYLIIGKLTIADFALTNRPPFYVALIAMVIGMQLFLAGFIAELIGRNSAERNTYLIEKRL; translated from the coding sequence ATGGACGTTTCCATTATTGTTCCGTTATATAACGAAGATGAGTCTATCCAGGAGCTTGGCCAGTGGATAGTACGCGTTGCAACCGAACACCAGCTAACGTATGAAGTTATTTGGGTTGATGACGGCAGTTCGGATCGCAGCTGGGAGGTGATAGAGGAAATGGCGGCGGCGAACAATCATTTCAGGGGGATCCGTTTTCAGCGTAATTACGGAAAATCGGCAGCGCTGAATGAAGGTTTCAAAGCGGCTCAGGGGGAGGTTGTGATAACCATGGATGCGGATATGCAGGACTCGCCTGATGAGATACCGGAATTACGCCGTTTGATCAAAGAAGACGGTTTTGACCTTGTGAGCGGCTGGAAAAAGAAACGATACGACAATACCCTTACCAAGAATCTTCCCTCCAAAATATTCAATGCAGCTGCCCGGCGGAGTTCCGGCATTAAGCTGCATGATTTCAACTGTGGCTTAAAGGCTTACCGCAAGCGCGTGATAAAAAGTATCGAGGTATATGGGGAAATGCACCGTTATATACCTGTGCTTGCGAAATGGGCGGGCTTCAGTAAGATAGGAGAAAAGGTAGTGGAGCACCGCGCCCGGAAATATGGAGTAACCAAATTCGGGTGGGAACGCTTTGTGAATGGTTTTCTTGACCTGGCCACGATCACTTTCATCAGTAAGTTCAGCAAGCGGCCCATGCATTTCTTTGGCTTATACGGGACCTTGTGTTTCCTGATAGGCTTTTGCATGACGTTATATTTAATCATCGGCAAGCTTACTATCGCCGACTTTGCCTTAACCAACCGGCCTCCTTTTTATGTGGCTTTGATAGCAATGGTGATAGGCATGCAGTTATTTTTGGCGGGTTTTATAGCCGAGCTTATAGGGCGTAATTCAGCGGAGCGCAATACCTACCTGATAGAAAAAAGACTGTAG
- a CDS encoding ABC-F family ATP-binding cassette domain-containing protein, producing MSIILDDIMYCHDDRTLLFRHLSCSITAGRHVNLIGNNGAGKSVLMQIITGRLQPAAGTVLVSDKPYYLPQQHQGHSRETVAEALNVHNVLNALKAILEGTEDQSCYDILADQWDIEERVSQQLLNWQLPQVGPHTPMQQLSGGEQTRVLLAGIALHQPSIVLLDEPTNHLDKQGRELLYRFMQAYKGTLLVISHDRQLLQLNDSTLALENGKLEWYGGNYTFYKEQREAQLNALEHDIQHQEKELKAARKQAQLAYERRERQAGRDKDKTGLPKIVANSLRNAAEGSTAKLQLVHTAKMDGINEKLQQQRTLLYRQQLLQLRFPGTHLHKGKILVKASELNYSYANGTPLWQQPLNFQIDSGDRFVIEGSNGSGKTTLLQLMMGKLQPASGELFNAAAEIIYLDQHYSFLDENATVFNQLQQFNSQLMPEHELKSLLHKCQLGKDTWDKKCGQLSGGGKMKVSLCCLLASNKSPDMIILDEPANNLDIASMEVLTAALKTYEGTIILVSHDATLVEEMNAHHTLMLHAASHHE from the coding sequence ATGAGTATCATTCTTGATGATATCATGTATTGTCACGACGACCGTACTTTGCTTTTCCGCCATTTAAGCTGCTCCATCACCGCCGGCCGGCACGTAAACCTTATCGGCAACAACGGCGCAGGCAAATCTGTATTGATGCAAATAATTACCGGCCGCCTGCAACCGGCAGCAGGAACAGTCTTGGTCAGCGACAAACCCTATTACCTGCCACAACAGCACCAGGGCCATTCCCGCGAAACTGTAGCGGAAGCATTGAACGTCCACAACGTGTTGAATGCCCTTAAAGCTATATTGGAAGGAACGGAAGACCAGTCCTGCTACGATATCCTCGCCGATCAGTGGGACATAGAAGAGCGCGTCAGCCAACAGTTGCTGAACTGGCAGTTGCCACAGGTTGGCCCGCATACGCCAATGCAGCAATTAAGCGGCGGCGAACAAACAAGAGTATTGCTGGCCGGTATTGCTTTGCATCAGCCGTCAATAGTATTGTTGGACGAACCCACCAACCATCTCGATAAACAGGGAAGGGAATTGCTGTACCGCTTCATGCAGGCTTATAAAGGCACGCTGCTGGTAATAAGCCACGACAGGCAACTGCTCCAGTTGAACGATAGTACGCTGGCATTGGAGAATGGCAAACTGGAATGGTATGGTGGCAACTATACCTTTTACAAAGAACAACGCGAAGCGCAGTTGAATGCCCTGGAACACGATATCCAGCACCAGGAAAAAGAACTGAAAGCTGCCAGGAAACAGGCTCAGCTGGCCTACGAACGAAGAGAAAGACAGGCCGGACGTGATAAAGATAAAACTGGGCTGCCTAAAATTGTAGCTAATTCATTGCGAAATGCTGCAGAAGGCAGTACCGCAAAACTGCAGTTGGTGCATACAGCCAAAATGGATGGCATCAATGAAAAGCTGCAACAACAACGCACTTTATTATACCGGCAACAGTTATTGCAACTCCGTTTTCCCGGAACGCATTTGCATAAGGGGAAAATTCTCGTGAAAGCCAGCGAATTGAATTATAGCTACGCTAATGGGACCCCGCTCTGGCAACAACCGTTGAATTTCCAGATCGATAGTGGCGATCGTTTTGTGATAGAGGGTAGTAACGGTAGTGGAAAAACCACATTGTTGCAGTTGATGATGGGCAAACTACAACCGGCTTCCGGCGAACTGTTTAATGCAGCGGCAGAAATTATTTATCTCGATCAGCACTATAGTTTCCTGGATGAAAATGCAACAGTGTTCAATCAACTGCAGCAGTTTAACAGTCAGTTGATGCCGGAACATGAGTTGAAAAGTCTCTTACACAAATGCCAGTTGGGGAAAGATACCTGGGATAAGAAATGCGGACAACTAAGTGGCGGCGGAAAAATGAAAGTCTCACTTTGCTGTCTGTTGGCTTCCAATAAAAGCCCTGATATGATTATACTCGATGAACCTGCCAATAATCTGGATATTGCCAGTATGGAGGTGCTTACCGCAGCGCTTAAAACTTATGAAGGAACTATTATATTGGTGTCTCACGATGCAACGCTGGTAGAGGAAATGAATGCGCATCATACGCTAATGTTACATGCAGCCTCTCATCATGAATAA
- a CDS encoding nucleotidyltransferase family protein yields MSVSMCSTAIILAGGLGTRLRSVVPDLPKCMAPIHGQPFLHYVIAHLKAQGIVHFVFALGYKHEYFLDYLERTFPEGNYTLSMEEAPLGTGGAIRQACSLINEENVLVTNGDTLFKGDIPSLLRVHEQSKADCSLLLKPMQQFSRYGVVELSPDGLITSFKEKQYYESGLINAGMYLLRTRRFLSEALPEKFSFEKDYLEAFYRSRIMCGVPQDAYFIDIGIPADYARAQAELS; encoded by the coding sequence ATGAGCGTTTCTATGTGTAGTACCGCCATTATACTGGCTGGCGGTCTTGGAACCCGGTTACGTTCCGTTGTTCCCGATCTTCCCAAATGTATGGCACCTATTCATGGGCAGCCTTTTCTGCATTATGTTATAGCGCATCTGAAAGCACAGGGTATCGTGCATTTTGTTTTTGCCCTGGGCTACAAACATGAATATTTCCTGGATTACCTGGAGCGGACCTTTCCGGAAGGCAATTACACCTTATCGATGGAAGAAGCGCCGTTAGGCACGGGTGGTGCGATAAGACAGGCCTGCAGCCTGATTAACGAAGAAAACGTGCTGGTCACCAATGGGGATACCCTGTTCAAAGGCGATATTCCTTCGTTGCTGCGCGTACATGAGCAATCGAAAGCGGATTGTTCGTTGTTGTTAAAGCCCATGCAACAGTTTAGCCGGTATGGGGTGGTGGAACTGTCGCCAGACGGGCTGATCACCAGTTTCAAAGAAAAACAATATTATGAATCGGGGCTGATCAATGCAGGCATGTACCTGCTACGAACCCGTCGTTTTTTATCGGAGGCATTACCGGAGAAGTTTTCTTTTGAGAAAGACTACCTGGAGGCCTTTTACCGCAGCCGTATTATGTGTGGCGTACCACAGGATGCTTATTTTATCGATATTGGTATCCCGGCAGATTATGCGCGCGCGCAGGCAGAATTAAGTTGA
- the gmhA gene encoding D-sedoheptulose 7-phosphate isomerase, whose product MKNHISQIIEASIQVKQQLLEDEAMLQSMESAVTTIAHCFQQGGKVLFCGNGGSAADAQHLAAEFSGRFYKDRKALPAEALHCNTSYLTAVANDYSYDVIYARLVEGLGVKGDVLIGLSTSGNSSNIVRAFETAKEKELITIGFTGLSGGIMKNYSDFLFNVPSVDTPRIQESHILIGHIICQLVEEKLFS is encoded by the coding sequence ATGAAAAATCATATTTCACAGATCATAGAAGCCTCTATACAGGTTAAACAACAGTTACTGGAAGACGAGGCGATGCTGCAGTCAATGGAATCTGCGGTGACCACTATTGCCCATTGCTTTCAGCAGGGTGGTAAAGTGTTGTTTTGCGGCAATGGCGGCAGTGCTGCCGATGCCCAGCACCTGGCAGCGGAGTTTTCGGGACGTTTTTATAAGGACCGGAAGGCACTTCCGGCAGAGGCGCTTCATTGCAACACATCGTACCTGACAGCTGTTGCCAATGATTATAGCTACGATGTTATTTATGCCCGTTTGGTAGAGGGGCTGGGCGTAAAAGGAGATGTTTTGATAGGGTTGAGCACTTCGGGCAATTCATCGAATATTGTAAGGGCTTTTGAAACAGCCAAAGAAAAGGAACTTATCACGATTGGTTTTACCGGGTTAAGCGGTGGCATTATGAAGAATTACAGTGATTTCCTGTTTAATGTTCCCAGCGTTGATACACCGCGTATACAGGAAAGTCATATCCTGATAGGGCATATCATTTGCCAGCTTGTGGAAGAAAAACTGTTTTCGTGA
- a CDS encoding D-glycero-alpha-D-manno-heptose-1,7-bisphosphate 7-phosphatase: MNYQIDKSWTLFLDRDGVINHEKVDDYVRNVGEFRIYEGVLASIPVFNQLFGTVVMVTNQKGIGKGLMTVADLEGIHSHMLAEMARFGGVIDKIYYAPDLDSSSFNRKPNPGMAFQAQADFPTIDFSRSIMVGNKLSDMQFGRNAGMHTVFLATTNPETPYPHLLVDERYGSLKAYADHLAPLIKA; the protein is encoded by the coding sequence ATGAATTATCAGATAGACAAAAGCTGGACCCTATTCCTGGACCGTGACGGTGTTATCAACCATGAGAAGGTGGATGATTATGTACGCAATGTTGGCGAGTTCCGTATTTATGAAGGCGTTTTAGCATCCATTCCTGTATTCAACCAGCTTTTTGGAACGGTTGTAATGGTTACGAACCAGAAAGGCATAGGCAAAGGGCTGATGACAGTAGCAGATCTTGAAGGCATTCATAGTCATATGCTTGCGGAGATGGCACGTTTCGGCGGCGTCATCGATAAGATCTATTACGCACCGGACCTGGACTCCAGCAGTTTTAACCGGAAACCCAATCCCGGGATGGCATTCCAGGCGCAGGCTGATTTCCCAACAATAGACTTTTCGCGCAGTATCATGGTAGGCAACAAGCTTTCGGACATGCAATTCGGAAGAAATGCCGGGATGCATACTGTATTTCTGGCAACCACCAATCCTGAAACACCTTATCCGCATCTACTGGTAGATGAACGATACGGGAGCCTGAAAGCCTATGCAGACCACCTGGCACCATTAATAAAAGCATAA
- a CDS encoding dihydroorotase has product MKILIRQALISDPGSSFNGSTQDIFIDNGVIVSIGANLAAGGDDIKVVEAEGLVVSPGWIDVFSHFCDPGLEFRETLESGAAAAAAGGYTQVFTLPNTQPVVSNKTQVQYIVQRSASLPVQIRPLGSVTRNLEGKDLAEMYDMYNAGAVAFSDGIYPVQSPGLFLKALQYVKAFDGVLIQLPVDDSIGKYGLMHEGVVSTQMGLPGIPAIGEELMIQRDIELVRYTESRLHITGVSTAKGIALIRKAKAEGLQVTCSVTPHHLNFCDEDLRDYDTNLKLTPPLRLHSDMLALRAAVTEGVVDCIASHHIPQDWDHKTCEFEYAKNGMLSLQTVYSAVQTALPALTPEAIVQLLAVRPAEIFGLTHSGVAEGSAAVLTLFQPAADSTFTKQNNRSKSANSAFLDKTLKGNVVGIVNNGQLFLN; this is encoded by the coding sequence ATGAAGATTTTAATCAGGCAGGCGCTTATTTCGGACCCGGGATCTTCTTTTAACGGCTCGACCCAGGATATTTTCATAGATAATGGTGTAATTGTTTCTATTGGCGCCAACCTGGCGGCTGGTGGCGATGATATAAAAGTAGTTGAGGCAGAAGGGCTGGTTGTGTCGCCGGGCTGGATAGATGTGTTCTCTCATTTCTGTGATCCGGGGCTGGAATTCCGGGAAACGCTGGAGTCGGGAGCGGCAGCAGCTGCTGCCGGCGGTTATACGCAGGTATTTACCCTTCCCAATACGCAGCCGGTTGTCAGCAATAAAACCCAGGTGCAGTATATCGTTCAGCGTTCTGCTTCGTTGCCGGTACAAATACGTCCTTTAGGTTCTGTTACGAGGAACCTGGAGGGAAAAGACCTGGCGGAGATGTATGATATGTACAATGCAGGGGCTGTAGCGTTCAGTGACGGTATTTATCCTGTTCAGTCGCCAGGGTTATTCCTGAAGGCATTGCAGTATGTAAAGGCATTTGACGGCGTACTGATACAACTACCTGTTGATGACAGTATTGGTAAATACGGGCTGATGCATGAAGGGGTGGTATCGACCCAAATGGGCTTACCGGGTATTCCTGCTATTGGCGAGGAGCTGATGATACAACGTGACATTGAGCTGGTAAGGTATACTGAGAGCCGTTTGCATATTACGGGGGTGTCGACCGCCAAGGGCATTGCGCTTATCAGGAAAGCCAAGGCTGAAGGGTTACAAGTAACCTGCAGTGTTACGCCTCATCATCTTAATTTCTGTGATGAAGACTTACGCGATTATGATACCAACCTGAAGCTGACCCCTCCCCTGCGTTTGCACAGTGATATGCTGGCGTTACGTGCGGCAGTGACTGAAGGTGTGGTGGATTGTATTGCTTCGCATCATATTCCGCAGGACTGGGATCACAAGACCTGTGAGTTCGAGTACGCGAAGAATGGCATGCTTTCGCTGCAAACAGTTTACAGTGCGGTGCAAACTGCGCTTCCGGCACTTACACCGGAAGCCATAGTGCAATTACTGGCTGTGCGCCCGGCAGAAATATTCGGGCTAACACATTCCGGCGTAGCGGAGGGTTCTGCGGCTGTTTTAACCTTATTTCAACCTGCAGCGGACAGCACCTTTACCAAACAAAACAACAGGAGCAAATCGGCCAATTCGGCTTTCCTTGACAAAACTTTAAAGGGAAATGTCGTTGGCATTGTAAATAACGGTCAACTCTTTTTAAACTAA
- a CDS encoding glycosyltransferase, which translates to MQKVVIIGPAYPLRGGLASFNERLARQFSSEGCDTSIYTFSLQYPGFLFPGTTQYSSDPAPSDLTIAVCINSVNPLNWLQVGKRLRELRPDLIVVRYWLPFMGPCLGTILRQVKKNRFTRIVCIADNVIPHEHRPGDKPFTQYFVKPIDAFVTMSSKVREDLRSFTSKPVQQVVHPLYDNFGAPAEKTEARKHLGIASDIPVILFFGFIRKYKGLDLLLEAMALLKQQGHENIRLLIAGEFYADAALYQQQIETLGISDQLILRTDFIPDSEVRYYLSAADFVIQPYRSATQSGVTPLAYHFEKPMLVTNVGGLPDLVPDGEAGLVAEPEPASIAQHIIRLYELGEEWFLPHLRTEKQKYSWQKLTAALKQLAFD; encoded by the coding sequence ATGCAAAAAGTGGTGATCATAGGTCCTGCGTATCCCTTGCGAGGCGGGCTGGCATCTTTCAATGAGCGGCTGGCCAGGCAGTTCAGCAGTGAGGGCTGCGATACTTCTATTTATACCTTTTCTCTTCAATATCCTGGTTTTCTGTTTCCCGGTACCACGCAGTATTCATCGGACCCTGCGCCTTCTGATCTTACAATAGCGGTGTGCATCAATTCGGTGAACCCGCTTAACTGGCTACAGGTGGGGAAGCGTTTAAGGGAACTGAGACCTGACCTGATCGTGGTAAGATACTGGCTTCCGTTTATGGGGCCTTGCCTGGGCACAATATTACGGCAGGTTAAAAAGAACCGTTTTACGAGGATTGTTTGTATAGCCGATAACGTAATACCACACGAGCACCGTCCCGGAGACAAGCCGTTCACGCAGTATTTTGTAAAGCCTATTGATGCTTTTGTTACCATGAGCAGCAAAGTGCGGGAGGATCTGCGTTCATTTACTTCAAAGCCTGTGCAGCAGGTGGTGCATCCCCTGTATGATAATTTTGGAGCGCCGGCTGAGAAAACAGAAGCGCGCAAACACCTGGGAATAGCCTCTGACATACCTGTTATTTTGTTCTTTGGTTTCATACGTAAGTACAAGGGGCTGGATCTTTTGCTGGAGGCCATGGCGCTTTTAAAGCAGCAGGGACATGAAAATATCAGGTTGTTAATTGCGGGAGAGTTTTATGCGGATGCTGCATTGTATCAGCAACAAATAGAAACGCTGGGTATAAGTGATCAGCTGATACTGAGAACCGATTTTATTCCTGACAGCGAAGTACGTTATTATCTCAGCGCTGCGGATTTTGTGATACAACCTTACCGTAGCGCCACCCAGAGCGGGGTTACGCCCCTGGCCTATCATTTTGAAAAGCCGATGCTGGTTACCAATGTAGGCGGATTACCTGATCTTGTACCAGACGGGGAGGCCGGATTGGTAGCGGAGCCGGAGCCTGCGTCTATTGCTCAACATATCATTCGTTTGTATGAATTAGGAGAAGAATGGTTTTTGCCTCATCTTCGCACGGAGAAGCAAAAATATAGTTGGCAAAAACTTACAGCCGCCTTAAAGCAGCTGGCGTTTGATTAA